A part of Armatimonadota bacterium genomic DNA contains:
- a CDS encoding cold-shock protein — protein sequence MPRGTVKWFNAEKGYGFITPDEGGKDVFVHHSAIQMEGYRTLSEGQKVEYEITQGQKGPQAANVRPI from the coding sequence ATGCCCAGGGGAACCGTTAAGTGGTTCAACGCCGAGAAGGGGTACGGGTTCATCACACCCGATGAGGGAGGCAAGGACGTCTTCGTGCACCACTCGGCCATTCAGATGGAGGGGTATCGCACCCTCTCGGAAGGGCAGAAGGTAGAGTACGAGATCACACAGGGACAGAAGGGACCTCAGGCCGCGAACGTCCGCCCGATCTAG